The following are encoded together in the Oncorhynchus kisutch isolate 150728-3 linkage group LG8, Okis_V2, whole genome shotgun sequence genome:
- the LOC116374747 gene encoding adhesion G-protein coupled receptor D2-like yields MQGCRTLEGWSSQQLPLYDSADCSTTLPFICRTSRESYVKMKELSESQRSHPSPFMHHLMQISNGTQGVEGVMGGQPGIQMSWGQASSLLNMSRQALEDTREGLQPGDMLSMVQLLARAADVPTDTAAEGNDSLATISAGELSHTFITVADSLISQDNAPKWQAIKQVVSGPMAVVKSIDRMVTSLSTQLMTETDHLLIHRSNIKLEVQQQSLGEGSSGPKFCGPDVESVTNIDCISVPTQNMQNLHDNGFQKVTVVNTWYSSLRPLFNAEENITMIPIVTDGIQRYLGTILGSSVISTTVLGDGQPVSMAVRFQLQHRSQI; encoded by the exons ATGCAGGGCTGCAGGACTCTGGAGGGCTGGTCTAGCCAACAGCTCCCCCTGTATGACTCTGCAGACTGCTCCACCACACTGCCCTTCATCTGCAGGACCAGCAGGG AGAGCTATGTTAAGATGAAGGAGTTGAGTGAGTCTCAGCGCTCCCATCCTAGTCCCTTCATGCACCACCTCATGCAGATCTCCAATGGAACGCAG ggcgTGGAGGGTGTGATGGGGGGGCAGCCAGGGATCCAGATGAGCTGGGGTCAGGCGTCCAGTCTGCTCAACATGTCCAGGCAGGCCCTGGAGGACACCAGGGAGGGGCTGCAGCCTGGGGACATGCTGTCCATGGTCCAGCTGCTAGCGCGGGCTGCAGACGTGCCCACAGACACGGCCGCGGAAGGCAACGACAGCCTTGCCACCATCAGCGCCGGGGAACTCAGCCACACCTTTATCACTGTGGCTGATAGCCTCATCAGCCAGGACAACGCCCCCAAGTGGCAGGCCATCAAACAG gtggtgagtggACCGATGGCTGTGGTCAAGAGCATTGACCGCATGGTGACCAGTCTGAGCACTCAGCTGATGACGGAAACGGACCATCTACTTATCCACAGGTCCAACATCA AACTGGAGGTTCAGCAGCAGAGTCTGGGAGAGGGATCGAGCGGGCCTAAGTTCTGTGGTCCAGACGTAGAGAGCGTCACCAACATAGACTGTATCTCAGTCCCCACGCAGAACATGCAGAATCTCCATGACAACG GCTTCCAGAAGGTGACTGTGGTCAACACGTGGTACAGTTCCCTGCGGCCTCTTTTCAACGCGGAGGAGAACATCACCATGATTCCCATCGTCACCGATGGCATCCAGAG GTACCTGGGCACCATCCTGGGCTCCTCTGTCATCTCTACTACAGTCCTGGGGGACGGACAGCCTGTCAGCATGGCTGTGCGCTTCCAGCTCCAACACAGATCTCAA ATATGA